Below is a window of Synchiropus splendidus isolate RoL2022-P1 chromosome 9, RoL_Sspl_1.0, whole genome shotgun sequence DNA.
TCCCACGCAGCTCCACTGACAACAAAGAGACTCAccatccatcactgtctgcAGCATTAACATTGACGCCAAACTGCACTAGGAAGTTAACAATGTCTGTGTGTCCGGCGCAGACTGCATTATGCAGAGCTGTGATGCCTTCATCGTTGGGCTGACTGGGATCTTCCACCTGGAGGCAACAAGACGTGATTAAAATTCCTCATAGGACGTGTTTTTTAAGTATTTAGAAAACAAGACGTTCTTTAAACAAATCCATTCTTTTTATTGACTGAAatgaagttatttcacaatTGTCAATTTGCTTTATCCAAAAGCAGTGTTCTTCCCTGGACACAAAAGAGCAAACCAAgtcaacaaatgaaaaaaatatttataagaTCTTCACTACTACCAACAGGTTTCTCTCGTGTCCACTGAAATCTCAGCGTATCCATTCTCTCAAGATGGTGCAACTGCATTGTCCCAGTTTCATGCTATTGCTTTCAGGTAGGCCATCAATATTTAACTATGTAGCACACCTCCACCaagcctctcacacacaccaaaagTGACTGTACTTTTATTAATGTTAACCAAACACAATAGTCCTATGCATGTTTTGTCAATGTATTCCacattatttgctttgaattttacattttaattatttattccaTGTGTACTGAGCACCAACAAACAGCAGATGGCACTGGCGCTACGGAGCTCCTATAACACATACAATATCATGACAAAGAAGAAGGCGATCAGCCTGACACCTTATATGCTAGTTTTCAACCAAACAAatatcatccattcattttaaaactgccATAAATATTATCTCAGACGGAAATTTCAAAATACTTGGCCTCTTGTATGTTCTAGTTTAACATCCTTGCTTCATTTAAATAACCTGCTATACTTGAAAGGGCATTGTGAAAGCTACATAAATAAATCCCTAATGGCAAACGTATAATACTGGTGTCTGTGTTATGAAGATCATCATAGCACAGGGAAACAATCACCTGAAAAAAAATTGCAACAAAATTTCATGAGGGAAAATTCAATTCAACTTAAACAAGGTATTCCAtatttccaaataaataaatccaataaAGCAACCATTAATAAGTAGAGGCATCAGTATTTCAATAATAACAGCTGAAGGACTTGGTGTAAGAAATTTGTAATAGTTTGGCAGGTTCATAAATGAACGATCAGAATAAAGACAGATAACTTTCTGAGCTCCCACGCTTCCCATAAACCTAACAAAATGGTTCTAGCTCGACATTTTGCAGCACAGTGAAATCGGACAGCGAACAGAGCTGACAAGCTGTCACACGAAAACTGCAACTTTCCAAAACACAAATGACCCATGACAGACACAAGTGCTGTTCGTCTTACCTCGTAGATGATTCTCTGGACCAGGTCAAACTCGCCCTCCAGAGAAGagtccagcagcagagccaggggGTTAAACTTGACTCTCATGCTGTGGTCGATGCGTTCAGAGCCGGGCTTGCGCAGGTTTGTCCTCTTTCCCTGGAGACACAATCATCATCAACTCTTCTGTAAACAGCTGAGCAAGGTTCCTTGGAAAAACGACCACATTAAGCAAGTGCTATTCAGACCCCACTAAGGACCAAGTGTCCAGCGGGTTGAGAGTCAggaacagatttttttcccccaagacTTTGTTTTTCTAATCTTGATCATCAGCACAAACTGTAAGAGACTAATTAGCGAGTGCAATTTGTTCATTACGCAACCTGATTAGTTTCCAAATAACCTGAAGAATGCAATTCAAAGGGGGGGAGGGCAAGAAAAGGAAAAGTGGGTCAAAACAATGATTTTCTATTGGTGCACGTATTGGGGATTAGATGGGGCACCACAGCTCAATCCTGCCTGAGAAGGCTAACGTGGAGCTTATCGGGAAAATGGAACTGGAGTTTGGTTTGTACTCAGAACACGACTATTAAAAGTGAATGAGGCAAAAAATCCGTCAAAGATCAAGGTCCACTGAGTGTAAGAACACACGGACCTTTTTTTATAAACCAAACAATGAACATTAACAAGATTCTTCGATTAAGTAACAGTTTAGAGGTTCAAATGTTTGACGAGAAAACAAATTGGACTGATTTTAAACACGTCACAGGGAATTCAAAATCACTGTGGATCATACCGGTGGCAAGGCAACCAGCCCGGTGACTTCTGGTGCCTTCATGTTAAAGATGTCTTCTCCCAGAGTTTCCTGCTCGGTACCACCACTGGGGTATGGAGGAGGTGGATATGGTGGAAACTCTTCCAGGAATCCttctggaggtggaggtggaaggTGAGGCATTGTGTCATCAGAGGTTAGCGGTGGTGGGGGTGGAAATCCGGCATCCTCTGGTCTAGGAGCTGGATGAGACGGAGGGGGTGGAGGGACGATGTCCTCATTCTCAAGAATAATCGAAGGCAACTTGATGTGTTCAGCAGGGGCTGGGGGTGGTGAGTTCACACTCAGGAACTGAGGCTGAAGTTCGTAAGGCTCTCCACTATCCGACGGAAGGCTCTCAACACTGATCTGAGAGCTCGGGGAGTTTGGTCCCACCGAAATCTCTGCAGACTGCTCGGCTTCACCAGCAGCAGTGGGGTTCGCTGGCCCGATTATGGTGGTTTCCATGGCAGCTAGCGTTGTTTTCTGATACAAGAGTTTCTGAATGTTGGGCCCAGCTGGACCTTCCGGTTCGGTGATGGAGCTCCGTTTCTTCAGTGGTCTTGGAGCATTGTAAAGTTTCTTCCTTAAGGCTTCTAGGTCGCCGTCACTCTGGTGCCGATAAGGGTTGGAAATGAAGGGAAGCAGCTTGGTAGGACTGAGGGGACGAGGTATGCGCTCCGTCTCAGGTTGGGCGCCTTCGGTCGGACTAGGACCTGTGTGAGTGGACCCATTGTGGTCCACTTCAGTTTCCAGAGCAGGGGACCGCCGATCGAGATACGGGTTCTCTGGTGGTTGAGCCCCTCCTCCGGAAATCACAGGCTTTCCATAGACTGAAAACAACAAGGAATGGATAAGAACATCAGTCGGAGCACttttaacaataacaatagaaTTCAGAAACACTATATGTATatgttgcaataaaaaaaaacttaccaCTGACAAAACCATTGGGGCGATTCTGGGCCCTGCCCAGAGCACCCTGCGCACCAGGCTGGAAGGTCTTCCCCGGGCCTGGCTGTTGGGTGTACATGGAGTAAATGGAGCTGGCGGCTAATGTCTGCGGCTTGCTCAGATTGTTGTCTTTGGATGGCAGCTCTGGGGTGAAAGGTCGTACAGTGGCCGCTGGCGGAGTGTCCTGCTTGGAGGGTAACGGGAGTGTCTGGCTCTGCGACGCTGGGAGAGGGGCGCGGCCATGTGCGGACTGGGGCTCATTGCTGTGCGGCTTGGCTTTGGGGAAGGTGCCCGTGTTGTAGCCTGGTTTCCCATACGGCACATTCGGACCTTTGGGTTTGGTGGGGACCGGAGGGGGCACCTTGACTGGAGCCTTAGCTGCAGACTGGGAGACGACAGGAGAGTTGGTGAGCTGGTGAAATCTTTAAATAACAAGAGGGCGTTCTCAATGACAGGCACCTGAGCGTCCCTGACCAAATCATCGCTGCTCTGGTTCTTTCGGAGCGAAGTGGAGGGGATCTCAGTCGGCTCAAACATGGAAAATGGACGAACTTTTCGATCTTTCTTTTGCTCGGCTtcatctaataaaaaaaaattagaaaaaagAGGAGATCAGCGCAATCGAAAATGGGTTTTTCTGCTTGCAAAAAGAGGAGAACCCATCACGTCGAGTCGACATTGCAAAGTGACTGTGTTtcaagtgtgtgcatgtgtgagtctACACTCACTTTGGTCTTTATTGGACTGAGAGTTCATGCGTGGCAGAGTTGAAGCTGGACCATGACCGTTTTCTGAAGACGTCCAGTCAGCCAGTTTCGAGGAGTGCAGACCTGATGGACACACATCAGTGAATTGACAAGAGGAAAATCTAGAAGGcaagaaataaaacaacagaaaatattCTCCAAAAACAAACTCATTCATAATACATGCAACTCAGACTGGGATTGTCAGAAACAACTTCAAATGTCAGTTCAACTGAAGGAGTACGTGTTTGTTCCAAATGACCCGTTTCCAGTGCCTGAGAGACGATGACAATAAAGGAACGCGCCAAAGACAAAGCTTGAGAAGGGAATTTTTCAGCAGATAGTTTTCACACAATATAAAGCATATACATATGATGCACACGCACACTCCTGTGGGTACCTTTTCTCTTAGCCCGCAGCTCTTTCAGAGGTCTAAGCAAGAACATGGCTTCTGATGCAtccaaaagacaaaaacaacatttaaaggCCCTGGTGCTTGAGAAGTCCAGACATGCTGCTGGGTGACCCTGGCTGGGTCCAGCAATGTACCCCGTGCAGCAGGAGACACACCAGTTATGAGCCCAgtcctcagctcctccacttAAGAGTCAGCAAACAGAGACAACTGCGTGCTGTATCACAGCAGCTGAGTACGTTACTGACATATACCCACTGTATGCCAAGATGCTTTTAGTCTGAGCCACTACTATACAGTATACTGTATGTCACATCATGCAATTTTAATACCATAAAGCACATGGCTGACCCAATATTCGCAGGAAAACGATGTGAGACTACATTGATGAAGCAGATGCTCTCTTGCAAAGGATGCCATAAATACtgcttgtttttcctgcttttaatTTActcattttttctgtttttaacagCATTATGCATCttgaaaagaagttcttcatgAACACTCAAATATTTTAGCGTCCTCAATTAAGTAACTGGCAAAAATGCAGAACAGTATTTTCAAAACCTACAATTTAATctaaaaacagcacattctcaAACACAGGCACTCAAATAAGAGCACACCAATGAAACCCTGGTGAAAATCAAGTCTCTCTCGAAAGGTCAGAAGGAAAAATGGTCTGATCTGCAGTCTgatgcacactccacagcaaaACAATCCAGAGACACTCTACCTTCAGAGCTCAGGGACACATCCATCCCATTAGGTGTTAGTAATGGCTCTCCTCCTACAGGAGGCAGCATTTCAGCATTTTCCATCTTCGCTTCATTATAATGTTTCACCAATATGAATTGTGCAACACAAACTATGGCAAATGTAGTGCCACAAAATAGtgcagtagggggcgctcttgcgTAAGCAtgaatgaggtttcattaaaatacttgttcaaagccaaagagactgccatctagcggcctctgaTGATGACACTACTTCATGAGGGAAAAACCTGAACAATATTCTAACAATAACTATGCTTCTTTATATGGCAACAAATACTTTCAGGGATTCAGAATCCCTCTAGAGAGGCAGCACGAATATGGGAAGGTactgtaaaatattttcattcaatatttaaaaGCCCCTTTTTAGGTGGCGCTATTTTGAATGatcaataaaacatgttgaaGGTACAGATATAAATGCAatgctgcttctgtttttgCACAGTAAACCTTTATGATATACAAATACGCATTGAGGAGTATTAACACCAAATAGTGTTACTGAAATATGCATTAAATTAACATTAGTCATTTCAGTCGTATATTTTCTGACCGT
It encodes the following:
- the LOC128764686 gene encoding apoptosis-stimulating of p53 protein 2-like isoform X2; its protein translation is MILSAKMFLTVYLSNNDQHFTEVPITPDTLCRDVVDLCKEPGEADCHLSEMWRGSERAVGEGERMLDVLQRWGQHRSEVRFFLRHNRAPRESGGSRVQEPKRNGVRGPPDRRMENGMTTPRMDMTLAELQEMAARQQQQIEAQQQLLASKEQRLRYLKQQEQRQQQQASEQERLQRLRENIENQEGRLKKVRALKGQVEQKRLSNGKLVEEIEQMNNLFQQKQRELVMAASRVEELSRQLDLLKNGKRDNIHDNQGSVAELDRLYKELQLRNKLNQEQNSKLQQQRENLNKRNLEVAAMDKRINELRDRLWKKKAALQQKENLPNGFPGKERASKDTHLQLPSDGQGGQQSGPSRVAAVGPYIQSSTMPRGPARHDLLVKPAYPDGTATLPAQDPQSKAGTSLHSSKLADWTSSENGHGPASTLPRMNSQSNKDQNEAEQKKDRKVRPFSMFEPTEIPSTSLRKNQSSDDLVRDAQSAAKAPVKVPPPVPTKPKGPNVPYGKPGYNTGTFPKAKPHSNEPQSAHGRAPLPASQSQTLPLPSKQDTPPAATVRPFTPELPSKDNNLSKPQTLAASSIYSMYTQQPGPGKTFQPGAQGALGRAQNRPNGFVSVYGKPVISGGGAQPPENPYLDRRSPALETEVDHNGSTHTGPSPTEGAQPETERIPRPLSPTKLLPFISNPYRHQSDGDLEALRKKLYNAPRPLKKRSSITEPEGPAGPNIQKLLYQKTTLAAMETTIIGPANPTAAGEAEQSAEISVGPNSPSSQISVESLPSDSGEPYELQPQFLSVNSPPPAPAEHIKLPSIILENEDIVPPPPPSHPAPRPEDAGFPPPPPLTSDDTMPHLPPPPPEGFLEEFPPYPPPPYPSGGTEQETLGEDIFNMKAPEVTGLVALPPGKRTNLRKPGSERIDHSMRVKFNPLALLLDSSLEGEFDLVQRIIYEVEDPSQPNDEGITALHNAVCAGHTDIVNFLVQFGVNVNAADSDGWTPLHCAASCNNVQVCKFLVENGAAVFAMTYSDMQTAADKCEEMEEGYSQCSQFLYGVQEKMGIMNRGVVYSLWDYTQENPDELAFREGDSMTVIRREDEDEVEWWWARMGDTEGYIPRNLLGLYPRIKPRQRTLA
- the LOC128764686 gene encoding apoptosis-stimulating of p53 protein 2-like isoform X3 — translated: MRYEAKMMPMFLTVYLSNNDQHFTEVPITPDTLCRDVVDLCKEPGEADCHLSEMWRGSERAVGEGERMLDVLQRWGQHRSEVRFFLRHNRAPRESGGSRVQEPKRNGVRGPPDRRMENGMTTPRMDMTLAELQEMAARQQQQIEAQQQLLASKEQRLRYLKQQEQRQQQQASEQERLQRLRENIENQEGRLKKVRALKGQVEQKRLSNGKLVEEIEQMNNLFQQKQRELVMAASRVEELSRQLDLLKNGKRDNIHDNQGSVAELDRLYKELQLRNKLNQEQNSKLQQQRENLNKRNLEVAAMDKRINELRDRLWKKKAALQQKENLPLPSDGQGGQQSGPSRVAAVGPYIQSSTMPRGPARHDLLVKPAYPDGTATLPAQDPQSKAGTSLHSSKLADWTSSENGHGPASTLPRMNSQSNKDQNEAEQKKDRKVRPFSMFEPTEIPSTSLRKNQSSDDLVRDAQSAAKAPVKVPPPVPTKPKGPNVPYGKPGYNTGTFPKAKPHSNEPQSAHGRAPLPASQSQTLPLPSKQDTPPAATVRPFTPELPSKDNNLSKPQTLAASSIYSMYTQQPGPGKTFQPGAQGALGRAQNRPNGFVSVYGKPVISGGGAQPPENPYLDRRSPALETEVDHNGSTHTGPSPTEGAQPETERIPRPLSPTKLLPFISNPYRHQSDGDLEALRKKLYNAPRPLKKRSSITEPEGPAGPNIQKLLYQKTTLAAMETTIIGPANPTAAGEAEQSAEISVGPNSPSSQISVESLPSDSGEPYELQPQFLSVNSPPPAPAEHIKLPSIILENEDIVPPPPPSHPAPRPEDAGFPPPPPLTSDDTMPHLPPPPPEGFLEEFPPYPPPPYPSGGTEQETLGEDIFNMKAPEVTGLVALPPGKRTNLRKPGSERIDHSMRVKFNPLALLLDSSLEGEFDLVQRIIYEVEDPSQPNDEGITALHNAVCAGHTDIVNFLVQFGVNVNAADSDGWTPLHCAASCNNVQVCKFLVENGAAVFAMTYSDMQTAADKCEEMEEGYSQCSQFLYGVQEKMGIMNRGVVYSLWDYTQENPDELAFREGDSMTVIRREDEDEVEWWWARMGDTEGYIPRNLLGLYPRIKPRQRTLA
- the LOC128764686 gene encoding apoptosis-stimulating of p53 protein 2-like isoform X1 is translated as MRYEAKMMPMFLTVYLSNNDQHFTEVPITPDTLCRDVVDLCKEPGEADCHLSEMWRGSERAVGEGERMLDVLQRWGQHRSEVRFFLRHNRAPRESGGSRVQEPKRNGVRGPPDRRMENGMTTPRMDMTLAELQEMAARQQQQIEAQQQLLASKEQRLRYLKQQEQRQQQQASEQERLQRLRENIENQEGRLKKVRALKGQVEQKRLSNGKLVEEIEQMNNLFQQKQRELVMAASRVEELSRQLDLLKNGKRDNIHDNQGSVAELDRLYKELQLRNKLNQEQNSKLQQQRENLNKRNLEVAAMDKRINELRDRLWKKKAALQQKENLPNGFPGKERASKDTHLQLPSDGQGGQQSGPSRVAAVGPYIQSSTMPRGPARHDLLVKPAYPDGTATLPAQDPQSKAGTSLHSSKLADWTSSENGHGPASTLPRMNSQSNKDQNEAEQKKDRKVRPFSMFEPTEIPSTSLRKNQSSDDLVRDAQSAAKAPVKVPPPVPTKPKGPNVPYGKPGYNTGTFPKAKPHSNEPQSAHGRAPLPASQSQTLPLPSKQDTPPAATVRPFTPELPSKDNNLSKPQTLAASSIYSMYTQQPGPGKTFQPGAQGALGRAQNRPNGFVSVYGKPVISGGGAQPPENPYLDRRSPALETEVDHNGSTHTGPSPTEGAQPETERIPRPLSPTKLLPFISNPYRHQSDGDLEALRKKLYNAPRPLKKRSSITEPEGPAGPNIQKLLYQKTTLAAMETTIIGPANPTAAGEAEQSAEISVGPNSPSSQISVESLPSDSGEPYELQPQFLSVNSPPPAPAEHIKLPSIILENEDIVPPPPPSHPAPRPEDAGFPPPPPLTSDDTMPHLPPPPPEGFLEEFPPYPPPPYPSGGTEQETLGEDIFNMKAPEVTGLVALPPGKRTNLRKPGSERIDHSMRVKFNPLALLLDSSLEGEFDLVQRIIYEVEDPSQPNDEGITALHNAVCAGHTDIVNFLVQFGVNVNAADSDGWTPLHCAASCNNVQVCKFLVENGAAVFAMTYSDMQTAADKCEEMEEGYSQCSQFLYGVQEKMGIMNRGVVYSLWDYTQENPDELAFREGDSMTVIRREDEDEVEWWWARMGDTEGYIPRNLLGLYPRIKPRQRTLA